Within the Sulfitobacter sp. JL08 genome, the region GGTCTGGCCATCCTCGGCGGCTTGACGCAAGCGCAACGCAACGGCCAGCGCCTCATCTCTGGGATGACGGGCCTGAACCAGGGTCACGCCTTGTGTCGCGCCAGCGATATCCGGCAGGGCAGGGCCTTCGGCCAGCCAGGCATCGGTGAACGGGGCAGGGCGCAAAGACAGGGAAACCAACCGGTTGCGGGCTGCGACATCCGGCCCGATATCAGCACCCCAGTTTGATATGTCGGCAGGTCGCAATCCCAATGCCAGCATCAGCTTGCGGTACCGGTATTGCGGGTGATCCTCGGACAGCAGCGGATCGTCCAGCTTGGTCCACACGTCTTCCGGAAGATCAAAGTCGAATCCCGGCAAGATCAGCGCGCCTTGGGAGAGCTTTGCAACGGCCTGCATCAACATCATCGTCGTTCCCCGCGATCCGGTGGAACCGGCGACGATAACAGGGTCTTTGGGCGGGTTTGACGCCCAATGCGCGGCCAGCGCGGAAACGACAAGGCGCTGGCGGGTTTCCACATCGGGTTCGGATGTGGCTCCGTCAAAATACTTTTTGATAATGGAAATGAATGTCTTAGTGCGCTCCCAGTGTCCTGACTGATCAGAAACATCCAGTGCCGATATGGCATCGGGGGAAACGCCTTCGCCGTGCATTTCGTCCATTAGTGCGGCCAGACTATCGGAAAGGTCGAACAAGGCAGCGCGGGATGCAAGATCAGGTTCTTTTTCCAGCAAAGTGCCAATCAGTTGCGACAACTCCAGCCGCCGGCGCAAAGCGGGAACAGCCGGCGGAATGCCCGCACCAACAGCGCCTTGCCCAAGGTCTGTGATGACCTGAATGCGCGGCAATAACATCGGTGGTCCGGCATCAAACAGATCGCGGATACGGCGGGCCATCCGCTGTGTGTTCACGATCACTGTGACGCGCGTCAGCTTTTCGGGTGGTTGGTCTTTGTGGCGTGCAATCAGGCCATCAACCAACGCCTTGGGAAAATCTGCACCCAATGGCAGGCCAAAAACCCTTGGGCGGTCTGTCGGATCAAACATTGCGGGCCGTCAGGGCGGCTTCGGCCAGTGGGATGCTTTCGGGTTGGCCCACATCACACCACTTTCCGCGGTATTCCAGACCAAACAGGCGCTGATGCTTCAGCATTTCCTCCCACACAATGTTCAAAGAGAATGCGGCCTGCGGGACATCGTGCAGCATGTCCGTCTTGATGATTTGCGCACCAGAATAAATCAGGCCCTTGCCGCGCGAAAGACGCCCCGATCCGGCCAGAAAAAAATCCCCTGCACCGGAATGTCCAACTGCGTTTTCGGGGGAAACACACATCAGCAGCGCGTCCATGCTGTCCGGTTCCCACGCTTGTGACAAAGCTTGCAGCGGATTTGAACCAACCCAGATTGCATCCGTGTTCATCGTGAACACCGGTCCGCCCCCAAGATACGGCAGCGCCGCCCGCAAACCGCCGCCGGTTTCAAGAATGTCGGGGCTTTCGCGGGACAAAATAACGCCGTGTTGTGAAAGATGCGCGGCCAGCACGTCGGGCTTGTAATGCAGGTTCGCAACAACTTTTTCGAACCCCATGGGGCTTACCTGATCCAGCGCATGATCAACAAGTGGCCTGCCTGCGACGGGCACCATGGGCTTTGGCTGCTCGGCGGTCAGGTTGCCCATACGGGTTCCAAACCCTGCCGCGAACAACATTATGCTGGTTGGTGTGTCGCGCATTGCGTCCTTAGTTTTGCAAGGATTTCAGGGGTTGGGACGGGCAGGGGGACCGTAACAAGCGGACCAAGATGCTGTAATACAGGATGACGCAGATTGCGCTCGATAAACTCCCACACGCGCGGGATCATTTCGATATATCCCGGTTTTCCGGACTTGAGGCACAGCCTTGAAAAAACGCCGAGGATTCGCAGGTTCCGTTGCAAGCCCAGCAGAGCGTAACTGATGCGGAAACTTTCGGGTTCGACCCGGGCGCGTTCGATGTAATGCGACAACATTGCCTGTTCCAGCGCGGGCGGAACATCGCGGCGCGCATCCTGCAAAAGAGACACCAGATCATAAGCAGGATGCCCCAACATCGCATCCTGAAAGTCCAGCAGGCCGACCCGAGCAACGCCGTGTCTGTCGGGAAGCCAAAGCAGGTTTTCCGCGTGGTAATCACGCTGGATCAGAACCGTCGGTGCGGCAACGTGTTCGCTCAGTGCAGCATGAAACGCGGATCGGAAATCAGATTTTGCCTGTTCATCCGTCTGACCCAGTGCCCCCAACTGGTACCAGTCAAACGCAAGGGCCGCCATTTCCGTCATGAGGATCGAATCATAAGCAACCAAAGCTGGCGGTTTCGCAGCATGAAGGGTGATTAGCGTGTCTGTTGCAGCCTGATAAAGCGTGCCTTCCAGCTCGGGTTTTGCCATCGCAACTCTGGCAAACAGATCATCCCCCAAATCCTCAAGAAGCAGAAATCCGTTTTCCCTGTCTTCCGCCAGAATGCGCGGCGCACTTAACCCGATGTCGCGCAGATAACGCGCGATGCGAATGAACGGCGCGATATCTTCGCCTTTTTCCGGGGGTGCGTCCATCAAGACTGCTGGCGTGCCGTTCTTTGCCTTAAGGCGTTCGTAGCGGCGGCTTGATGCATCCCCCGCAAGTGCAGCGCGGTCACATCCGGCCCAGGCCGTGCCGGAAATGAAAACAGCTGCCTTTTCTTCACGCGGTGTCATTTGGTTATGGCCTTTGACAGGTTTGCCCATCGATCATTCTGCCAGCTGAAGGTCAAGGTTCTGGCTGTTTCGGTGTCGCCCAGCTCAAACCGGATCAAAAGCGCATCTTCCGGCGCAAGTTCGCCCAGACGATCCGGCCATTCAATCAGGCAGATTGCAGTTTGAAACGCGTCTGACAATCCCAACTCCTCAACGTCATCCGGGGATGACAGACGATACAGATCGGCATGCCATATCTGTCCGGGTTTGGTGTCATAGACCTGAACCAAAGTAAAACTTGGCGAAGGTACATCTTCTGTCAGGCGTTGCTGTGACTGGATAAGATGCCGCGCGAAACAGGTTTTACCAGTTCCAATGTCCCCCTCAAGAAGAACAACATCCCCCGTTTCAAGCTGTTTGCCCAATCTGACCGCCAGTTCGGCAGTTTCAGCTTCGGTCGCCAGATCAAAAATCAGGGAGTGTTCATTCATGCCGCCAAACTATCGCCTGTGACAGCGCTCGCAAGTGGGATCATGCGGTCTCGGCTGTTATCGTTCGCTGTGCTTTCCGGATGAGGGGCGTTTCCGAATTCTTCTGGAACCTGACAAGCGTTGCCCCATTTGAAATCGGATGGACGCCGCACACCAATTCATGGCCGCAGTTCATACGCACAAGCCCGTCCCATTCGGCGCGTTCGGTACAATCCAGAACGTAGTCGCGCAACTCTCCAAACAGGGGGGTTGCTTGGCACTGCGTCTGAAAATGCCGTATGGCGTCCAGAATTGTCATGTCGACAAAGCTGCTGTCCGGGTCCGTCCGCCAAAGATCGCGATATGCGGTATTGGACAGGGTCAGAATGCCGGTCGAGGAAAAAACGACAAGCGCGTCGTCCAAAGCATCAAGCAGGGATTGCCCCTGTTCCAGTTCCGACCGGAACCGGCGGGTCAGCGAAACCTCGGCGCTGATATCTTCGATCAGGAATGCGATCGCACCATCCGGATGGGGCCGCCCGCTGACCTTGTAAGTCGGACCAGAGGGCAGGGTCCAGGTTTCGACGTAGTCGCCGTTTCGTGCGCTCGCCACCAGATCGGCAATCTGTTCGCGCCAGGATTTATAGTCCTTGGGCTCGGGCATCATTCTGTTGTCGCGCAAGCGGTCAAAGAAAGACAAAAGATTCGGGCGCGCGCTCAAAAACTCGGCTGAAAGTGCCGTCAAGTCGATCAGGGCCGGATTAAACAGCGCCAATTGTCGGTTCCGGTCAAATATAGCCAGCCCACTGGATAGCTCTGCAAAGGTTTTGGTCAGCGTCTGGACAAAATTCCGCCGCGCGACTTCGGCATTCACAACCATGTCCACGTTAACAGCGTAACAAAAGCTGCGATCTTCAGCCCGCGACACGAAAACATCAAACCAGGCCGTTTGTTTTCCGCTGTCAACACTAACCGAGGTCCGGATCTTGCCTGTCTTGACCCTGTCAATTTCGCCCAGATCAAACACCGGTTCGTTTTCTGAAATCCCCAGTTTGTTGCGCAGCACATCATAGGCCGGATTGTGCCATCTTGGCATGCTGTCATCACCGATTTGCCAAACAGGATAGGGTGCGCTTTCCATCGCCTCGCGCGCCATGGATTGTTCGGTGATTTGAACGGCCTCAACATGCTGACGTATCGCATTCCCGCTTGCGTCAGATGGTTCGATCACTTCAAGCCGGATGATTCCGTTATTCCATTCAACCGACAGCCTGGCCGGATCACCATGATCTCCGTCCGCATAGTCACAACGGCCAGAACCGGAAAACGTTTCGATGCTTCGTGGCAATTCCGGGAAACGGGGGCGCAGCACCTTGCCTATCCGGGTCCAGCCGTCATCGTCGATGATATCTTCGATCAGGGCTTCTGCGTCAGGGGATACATCGCGCAGATTTGTTCCATCCAGCAAAAACACCAAACCGTCCGGTGAAACGGAACGGATGTTTTCGACAGGTGCCGCCGGTTCGGAAGCGGTGCGGGCGATCCACAATAGGGCCAGCGCTGCAACGCCCGAACACACCAAGACAAGCAAAACCAAGTCACCCCAATACAGTCCTGTCACGGATCAGCCTTCCCTCGACACGGTCGCCAATCCCAACCTGTCCAAAAATGGTTAATGCCGGGTTAATGTCGAAAAAATGCAAGGGAAATTCAGGGTCAAAATAGACCGGATCAGATTTCGATAGGTTGATTGCGACCCGTCGTGAGAGAGATGTTTTCAACGGATTTCGCGTCGATCCGGCCCCGTGGCCAGGTGACTTTCACAATCGCGCCGCGTTTCTGCTTAGATGATTTTGACGGCCGGTCAGGGTTGGATCCGTTGGCAAAGCTCAACTCGGCACCCGACCTTTCCAACAATGTCTTGGCGATAAACAGGCCAAGCCCCATACCTTCGTATTCCGGTCGAGAGCGCCCGTCGGCACGGCGGTTTTTCACAAACGGGTCGCCGATCCGGCCGATAAGATGTGAAGGAAAACCGCGCCCGTCATCAACGATCCGCACTGATATCGTTTCATCATTCCAGCGGGTTTCGATCCATATGTTCGCACTGGCAAAATCGACTGCGTTCTGAATCAGATTGCGCAGCCCGTGAATGACTTCCGGACGGCGCAGGATCGATGGCTGGAGCGCATCGTTTATATGATCGCCTTCCTGAAAGTGGATCGTCTTTCCGCGGCTCATATGAGGCTCGGCGGCTTCTTGCAGAACAGTTACCAGAGGCGCTTGTCGCAACAGCAGATCGTCTTTTCCCACCCGCCCCATATCGCGCAGGATATCCCTGCACCGGTCTGCCTGCTGTCGTATCAGTTCCGCATCTTCGCGTAGTTCATCACGGTCGTGCAGTTCTTCAATCAGTTCGGCGCTGGCAAGTTTGATTGTCGCCAAAGGCGTGCCCAGTTCGTGGGCAGCTGCTGCAACAACCCCGCCCAGATCTGTCAACTTCTGTTCGCGGGACAGGGCCATTTGCGTGGCCGCCAACGCATCCGACATCGAATGCATTTCGGACGTGACGCTGCGCGCGTAGACAGACAGGAACACAATCGCGATCACCAGCGCGACCCAGTTGCCGAAAACAAACACATCCGGAATGCGCAGGATAAACCCCTGTTCCGTGCGCAACGGCAAATGAAATTCCGTAAGCAGCGTAGCGATCACAATTGCCGTACCTGCAAGAACGATGGTTGAACGTGGCGCAAGAACCGCAGCCGAGATCGTGACCGGACCCAGTAACAAAAGGGCGAACGGGTTATGCAACCCGCCGGAAAGATACAAAAGAAAGCTGAGCTGAAGCAGGTCAAACAGCACCATCAGGAAATTTTCGGTTTCCGAAAGCCGTTTATTTTCCGGAAAGACAAAGATGGCGATCAGGTTTCCGATCACCGAGACACCGACGGCCATGTAACATAGACCAAGCTCAAGCTGTAGGCCATACATGCGCTGGGCAACTGTAATGGCCGTTAACTGCCCGACAATGGCTGCCCAGCGCAAAAGGATCATCGTGCGCAACCTGATCCAGTTGCTGCGATCG harbors:
- a CDS encoding nucleotidyltransferase family protein; amino-acid sequence: MRDTPTSIMLFAAGFGTRMGNLTAEQPKPMVPVAGRPLVDHALDQVSPMGFEKVVANLHYKPDVLAAHLSQHGVILSRESPDILETGGGLRAALPYLGGGPVFTMNTDAIWVGSNPLQALSQAWEPDSMDALLMCVSPENAVGHSGAGDFFLAGSGRLSRGKGLIYSGAQIIKTDMLHDVPQAAFSLNIVWEEMLKHQRLFGLEYRGKWCDVGQPESIPLAEAALTARNV
- a CDS encoding aminoglycoside phosphotransferase family protein; protein product: MTPREEKAAVFISGTAWAGCDRAALAGDASSRRYERLKAKNGTPAVLMDAPPEKGEDIAPFIRIARYLRDIGLSAPRILAEDRENGFLLLEDLGDDLFARVAMAKPELEGTLYQAATDTLITLHAAKPPALVAYDSILMTEMAALAFDWYQLGALGQTDEQAKSDFRSAFHAALSEHVAAPTVLIQRDYHAENLLWLPDRHGVARVGLLDFQDAMLGHPAYDLVSLLQDARRDVPPALEQAMLSHYIERARVEPESFRISYALLGLQRNLRILGVFSRLCLKSGKPGYIEMIPRVWEFIERNLRHPVLQHLGPLVTVPLPVPTPEILAKLRTQCATHQPA
- the tsaE gene encoding tRNA (adenosine(37)-N6)-threonylcarbamoyltransferase complex ATPase subunit type 1 TsaE, with amino-acid sequence MNEHSLIFDLATEAETAELAVRLGKQLETGDVVLLEGDIGTGKTCFARHLIQSQQRLTEDVPSPSFTLVQVYDTKPGQIWHADLYRLSSPDDVEELGLSDAFQTAICLIEWPDRLGELAPEDALLIRFELGDTETARTLTFSWQNDRWANLSKAITK
- a CDS encoding PAS-domain containing protein, which gives rise to MTGLYWGDLVLLVLVCSGVAALALLWIARTASEPAAPVENIRSVSPDGLVFLLDGTNLRDVSPDAEALIEDIIDDDGWTRIGKVLRPRFPELPRSIETFSGSGRCDYADGDHGDPARLSVEWNNGIIRLEVIEPSDASGNAIRQHVEAVQITEQSMAREAMESAPYPVWQIGDDSMPRWHNPAYDVLRNKLGISENEPVFDLGEIDRVKTGKIRTSVSVDSGKQTAWFDVFVSRAEDRSFCYAVNVDMVVNAEVARRNFVQTLTKTFAELSSGLAIFDRNRQLALFNPALIDLTALSAEFLSARPNLLSFFDRLRDNRMMPEPKDYKSWREQIADLVASARNGDYVETWTLPSGPTYKVSGRPHPDGAIAFLIEDISAEVSLTRRFRSELEQGQSLLDALDDALVVFSSTGILTLSNTAYRDLWRTDPDSSFVDMTILDAIRHFQTQCQATPLFGELRDYVLDCTERAEWDGLVRMNCGHELVCGVHPISNGATLVRFQKNSETPLIRKAQRTITAETA
- the regB gene encoding sensor histidine kinase RegB — encoded protein: MTDSNTGILFGDDRSNWIRLRTMILLRWAAIVGQLTAITVAQRMYGLQLELGLCYMAVGVSVIGNLIAIFVFPENKRLSETENFLMVLFDLLQLSFLLYLSGGLHNPFALLLLGPVTISAAVLAPRSTIVLAGTAIVIATLLTEFHLPLRTEQGFILRIPDVFVFGNWVALVIAIVFLSVYARSVTSEMHSMSDALAATQMALSREQKLTDLGGVVAAAAHELGTPLATIKLASAELIEELHDRDELREDAELIRQQADRCRDILRDMGRVGKDDLLLRQAPLVTVLQEAAEPHMSRGKTIHFQEGDHINDALQPSILRRPEVIHGLRNLIQNAVDFASANIWIETRWNDETISVRIVDDGRGFPSHLIGRIGDPFVKNRRADGRSRPEYEGMGLGLFIAKTLLERSGAELSFANGSNPDRPSKSSKQKRGAIVKVTWPRGRIDAKSVENISLTTGRNQPIEI